The Acinetobacter wuhouensis genome includes the window CTATTGCCTGATTCAGCAGTCACTTGCACGATGATGCGATCTGTCAATACTTTTGTGCCGCCAATCACCCCTGATTTATCCGTTCCTGCTTCACGAAGTACGGGTGCAGATTCACCTGTTACTGCTGCTTCATTGATTGTGGCAAAGCCTTGAATAATTTCACCATCGGCAGGAATCAATTCTCCTGCACGGACTTCAATCAAATCATTCATTTTTAAAGAAGCTGCAGGAATTTGCGTACCTTCAGCATCTTTTTGAGAAGTTAAGCGTCGTGCTGTTAAATTTTGACGTGCTTGACGTAAGGATGATGCTTGTCCACGACCTTTCGCCTCTGCAACTGCTTCTGCATAATTAGCGAATAAAACGGTGATAAACAAAACTAAGGTCACTAACAAGCCAAATACCAAACTTGCATAGCCCATCAAAGTACTGACCAAAGTAATGATTGTTCCCAACCACACAATAGCCATAACTGGGTTTTTCATCACATGTTGCGGTAACAATTTGATGAAGGCATTTTTCCATGCCTCACTTTGCAATAAAGTTGAAGCGATGCTGTTTTGAGAAGATTGATTTGAATGATTCATTGTATTCACCCTTAACCTTGTACCAATAACAATTGATCAGCAATTGGCCCCAAGACAAGCACTGGCATAAATTGTAATAAAGTCAACATCACCACGATCGCAATCAAAGTCAGTGCAAATGTTGGTGTTTCGACTTTTAAACTCCCACTACTTTCAGGTGTTTGGCGTTTGGCTGCCAAACGTGTTGCGATCCATAATGGAATAATGAGCGTCGGGAAACGTCCAAGGAGTAAAGCAATTGCACAGCTGACATTCCACCATACGGTATTGTCAGATAAGCCCTCAAAACCTGAACCATTGTTGGCAAATGCAGAAACATATTCATATAAAATTTGCGAAATGCCGTGATATTGCGGATTACTATTTCCTGTCAATTCAGGAAAAAACAATGCAATCGAACTTAAGCCAAGAATAGTGATGGGCTGAATCAAAATCACCACAGCCAGTAATTTGATTTCACCAGCTTCGATTTTTCGGCCAAATAACTCAGGAGTACGACCTGTCATTAAGCCTGCAATGAAAACGGCTAAAAATAGATAGATCATAAATTGCTGTAAACCACAGCCAATTCCGCCCCAAATTGCATTGATCAACATATTTGACAATTCAATCAATCCAGTCAGTGGCGCAGAAGAATCATGCATCATATTGACTGAACCATTATTCACTTGTGTGGTGATTGCCGCCCAAATCGCGGAAGATGTTTCACCCAAACGAACTTCTTTCCCTTCCATTGCTGAAAGTAAGGTTGAAGTTGAAGATAAACTTTCTGACCAAATCGCACTGCTTGCAGAAATAACTGACATCAACAGCATCGAAGCAAAGACAAAACCTGCAAATTTGGCACGTTGGGTAAAAAAGCCCAACATGAATATGACTGAAACAGGAATCAACAGAATTGCCATCATTTCTAAGAAATTTGACAATGGCGTTGGATTTTCTAAAGGAACTGTGCTGTTTGGTCCATACCAACCGCCACCATTACTTCCCAATTGTTTAATCGCCACCATTGGTGCAACTGGGCCTAAAGGAATTTTTTGAGTTTTTAATTCACTGGTTTGGTCGATAACTTGAACTTCTGGTCCAGCTTGAAAGGTAGATGGTACACCTTGACTTGTGAGCAATAATGACCAAATCA containing:
- the kdpA gene encoding potassium-transporting ATPase subunit KdpA; the protein is MLEFILLLAIVIILAYPLGKYLAAVMRNEQMKVDPLFNWIEKPIYAVLGTNPKRGMNVKTYTLSFVMSCMVIGLITWVLFMVQASLPLNPNHAPNMSWDLALHTMISFLTNTNQQHYSGQAQLSYLSQMVGIVGLQIITPMMGLAMVVATVRALFYKQSNALSENDQQASFNNKVQQINVGNYWADVIRPTFRFLIPLCMIWSLLLTSQGVPSTFQAGPEVQVIDQTSELKTQKIPLGPVAPMVAIKQLGSNGGGWYGPNSTVPLENPTPLSNFLEMMAILLIPVSVIFMLGFFTQRAKFAGFVFASMLLMSVISASSAIWSESLSSTSTLLSAMEGKEVRLGETSSAIWAAITTQVNNGSVNMMHDSSAPLTGLIELSNMLINAIWGGIGCGLQQFMIYLFLAVFIAGLMTGRTPELFGRKIEAGEIKLLAVVILIQPITILGLSSIALFFPELTGNSNPQYHGISQILYEYVSAFANNGSGFEGLSDNTVWWNVSCAIALLLGRFPTLIIPLWIATRLAAKRQTPESSGSLKVETPTFALTLIAIVVMLTLLQFMPVLVLGPIADQLLLVQG